The sequence atgaaaatcttcatTTTGACCTTCACGggttccattgcttgtctgtttgtatactgccgctgtctaattcacaagtgtcaaatatgactgctattcacaaaattaataaatcttctgatatatacatatatatgtttatataatttacgcgtacaccctttttgggtgtttggccgagctcctcctcctatttgtggtgtgcgtcttgatgatgttccacaaatggagggacccacagtttcaagccgactccgaacggcaatatttttatgaggagctttttcatgacagaaattattttatttgttgttttactaTAAATACTGACTCATTGATGCTCTCCATTCTATGCGACAATTACaaaactttctttttattttccgcTTCCAGATGGTTTCTCGCCGACTGTAATATCCATAACGCCAAACAGAGACTTATCCACGGTCGCTTCCAAATCCGCAGTTCAAGCAGCAAccgtgacaacaacaacaaccaaagtgAGCAAACTAACTGCTagtcaacaacagcaaacagaaAAAGAACAACAACTTCATCAACTCCAACAAAAGCTTGCAACGGTAAACACATCTGAGCAACAACAAATGAGTCTGATTATGAAAATGCCAACGGCAACAGCCACAGTCACAGCATCTCCCACAGCTCCAATCGCGTCCACAGTTGGAGGAGCCACAATCGTTTCACCAACACCACGCGCATCAAAACGCTACTCACCAAcatgcagcagcaacaacagttcgccaacaaaagaaaaatccgAAAGAATTCTACACGGGGGTCATTACACGCCAAATAGAGAACACCGCGAGAGTGGCGGCGATCGCGCAGATTGGGATATACACCGACAAATGGTATCGCCaacgacagcaacaacaataacatcacTTCACAAATCAACAACAGGGGCAGCACCACCGCCAATACCAAAGCAAAGATCAGCGTACTCGCCGGTAAAGAATGCTTCTTCAGCTGCAGCCAAAGAATCGGTTTCAGGCAACGCAAATTACCAAATGAGCGAGAAGAGAGGCAGCGGTGGCGGCGTAGCGACGACAGCAACTCGTTTAACAGGTAAAACTGTGACGCCGGCGGCAGAAACGGTGAGAGaggagctgcagagcacagctGGCGTTGAATGTGACGGTGGTGCCGCTCATAGTACCACTACTATGGCCACCAACACAGCTGTTGGTGCTAGCATTGGCCATGCTGATGGTGATGGCGAAGAATGTACATTTGGCGAAAAGCAAGAAAACGAAACCACGACATGCATAACGGCAGGAGAGAGTGGTGGAACGTATGCAGCGTCAAGCAGGCAAATACCATCCACACTACAGACTACAACGGCTGGCTCGCCAACTAGAGCGAGCATGAGCGGAGCGGCAGTGACGACGGTGCCACTATCCCCATCGTTAGTCGCTGCACAAACAGCCCAGTCTCAGCTATCGCAACAGTTTCATTCGAAGAACGAGCGCGAACGTACGTACACGGAACAACGCGGTGCGTCATCGTCGTCGTCGGTCGGAAACAATAGTTGTATagctacaacaaaaaaagtgcAAACACCAGAAAATACAGTAGCAGATTGCAGCAGCGGTAGTGTTGGCTTATCGAACAGCAATAATCATTACAGCGCCACATCCAGCCCCTACTCGCCATCGAATTACGTTTCGCCACCGCTTGGTAATAGTAGCGGCGCCGCAGCAGGAAGTGGCAGCGGTAAAATCTTTTCGAAACTCCACAATAATCAATTCATAAAGaatcaacaacagcagcatcaacatctgcaaCAGAGCGGGGCACAAACGAGCGCTGCAACGCAATCGAATATTACCGCACgttatctaaaatataaatcGTACACATCGCATGCGCAGGAATCTACAGGCAGCAGTGAAACTGGTTCGGGAAGTTCCAACTCAAGCGGCAGCAACAGTAGCTACTCCGGTTTGCCGGGCACTTACTCGCCAACAAAGTCGTTTGTGGCACCCACTGCAAACgccattaaaaagaaaatggtgGCCGTGCAGGAGATGAAGAAGACTACACAGCCGAGTGGCAATCACGGCCAACTACATCCACATCGCACACATCATAATCATCAACAGCAACAATTCCAACAGATGATCAGCGCAGGAGGAGGTGGTGGCGGGACGTGTGCACGTCCTGCAGCACTCACTGGCGGTCGCGCACGTCCACCCAGCCAGTCGGAGGAGGTGGACTTCGATCCGGCCGAGGATCTCAGCTATGGTCCGGGAATAGTGTCGAAATTGCGTTGCCGTTATCTTAGTCTCGCTTTCCGCGAATCTATGGAAAAGGAGCGTCATTGTCTCGATAATATGCGGCGCGCCACAAGCCTCAACAATCTGCTCGATCGTGATGATCCACCAGATGATGATGAGCCCGAAGATGAACTGGACAGCGGGGAGGCCATTGAAGTGGAAGTGCATGAAGAGGAAGAATATGTTGATATGCGCACTGATGCAGACAGAACTACAAATGCCGAGCGCAAACTAAAAGCACAGGGTGGCATACTGAAGTACAACACCGACGCTGCTACGCAGGAGAATGCCAAAAAGACTACAACATTTCAAAAGAATTCGGGCACTTTTGCCGCGAACAGTGCGCGTTTGTTGAATTCGCCTTCGGTTGGTGGCACAGGCGGTGCGGTATCCTCCGCCAACGTAGTTGCTCCAGATACGCCGCGTTCGCGTCATGTGAAACGTGGTAATGATTCGTTAAAACGCGCGCGGTCCGTGGAAGCGTTGCTCTGTGAACGTTCGCCCTGGCAATATGCGGCGCTTAATCGCACCAGCTATCAGCCACAACGTTTCACGTCGAACAGTACAGCGTTCTCGCCGTCGCAGCCCACCTGCGTCACTATCGAGGATAAGATAAATAATGCTCGTAGTCGTCTGATACTCGGCACGGATATTATGCCACCTAAGCGATTGACCTCAGTGATTGATGATACGGAAAGACCACCACCGGATTTGGTCAAACAAACATTGAAAAAGTTCGAAGCCACAGCTAATCGGCGTGGGCGCGGACCGAGTCGCACGAATGGCACCGGCGAGGTCGCTAACAAAGTGGCTACTTACAAGACAATCATTAAGGAGAACAAGCCAGCAATTGTGTTTCCCAAACCACCGCTTAGTCCCACCAAGAAGTTGAATTCATCATTGCTATCAAAGCCGGCAGCTAAGCCAGTGGTGGGCGCTACTGATTTGCTCAATAGTCCATTAGGGCGCAAAACCGCTGCCTTAGCCGCTTCAAATGTCACGACTGCGCCTGGAAAGACGTTAACTTCGACGACAACCTCTAATGTCGCTGCAGTAGCCGCCGTGCTGGCCAATAGTAGCAGCGCAGCTGGTGCCGGCTTATCAGAGCACTCGCCCGATATCATTCCAAGACATAAGCTTTTAGCGGAAAAGAGTGATTTATCGGGGCACGGGGTGGCCGATTCGCCAGTGACAGCTTTAACAAAAAAGCTCGAAAAGCTGCGAATTGACGGAGCAgataagcaacaacaacaagcaataacaacaaaggaAGCAAAACAGCCAACACAGTTGAATAAGCAGCCACACTCGGCACTCGAAGTAACCAACAGCGACAACGAATTCGTCAATAACAGCGAGTTGAACAACGACAACAGTACTAAGCTTGTGGGTGGTGTTGGCGAGGGTGAAGCGGCTGGCAATAGTGACGCAGCCCTCGAAGGCAAcgaaaacagcaacagcaacaacaaaacggCAACGGCGGCGAAACAGCATAATGATCGTGCAGGCACTAGCACTGTTGGCGGTGGCGAGTCAGTCGTAGAACCCGATTCGGTGCAGGCAGGAACCGCAGCAATTAGTAGTGATCTTAGCGACGACGACGACGGACTTGTTGGTATTGCCGCCGCCGCACCTACAAAACTTATAACGCGCACAGCACTCGATAATATCGCACGCGCGGGCACCACACAACAATTCAAATTCGCTGGCAGTGGACAAACGGATGTCGGCAACAAATTATTAGAACCGAAAACGAAACAACAAACTAATCTAAATTCCGATATACCCACTTCGGTATTGAACGCCGCACCAGGCAAACAAATCGGGGTCATACGCCCTCTACTCACCACAACAGCAGCGCAACAGGCTGCTGCCAACGTGAATACTACAAGCTCGAGCATCtcaaatcaacaacaattgCTGCAACAACATATGGAAGCATTGAGGCAACATAACATTTACAACAACTCGTCATCAACGCTAACAACGGCCGCCACAGCAACACATTCCTCAATTTACCACAGCATCCCGCAGCTGACGAGCCGCGAAATCGAAAAGAATCGcataaatgaaatgaagaaaacggTCGCCTTAGCGGATGGTGGCCCAACAGCAGCCACTGTGGTTGGCGCCAGCGCCAATGCCAACTCACCCGCCGCCGTACAGCATGCCACAATTGCTAGTCTAAATACCGTGATAAATACCAATGCGACTGGTCACAAGTCCAGCGGTTCGGGCGCTGCGTCATCAACGCCAATAGTTGGCGGAGGTTCAGGCACTTCCGGCTTCAATGAACTCGATGCGGCAGCGCAGGGCGCTAATAATAGTCCCTTATGGGCGCTACGCATCAAACGACAGACACCAAGCGCTGCACAGGAGAACACATCGATGGTCTTCAACTTCTCCAATCGCAAAGAGGTGCCCGATTATATTGAGAATGATGGGGTGATCTTCCGCAGAAAACGTGAATTACCCAAGGTgagtgtacacacatacatacatacgtgatgTGGGATGGATAGGAAGGGATAGCAAAAGAGCATAAATAATACTGGCCGcaagcaatagaaaaaaaaaaaagtagaagtTATGTGCAAAGAAGTAGTTGAAGAAGAAAGAAACCGAATTAAATGGCAAAGCAAAAGAAGTGACGTGTTTTGTGGAAAAGAAAAGAGCGTAGACTGTAAAAGAAatggtgtgtgtgtatgtatgtgcatacatacatacgtgaaaGTCATaacgaacaaaaaatatataaaataatacacataagatataaaatataaatagcaacagcggcaaaaacaacaacaaaagctggTGTGCTGCAACAGAACGTGCATAAAAGCGAAACAGTGAAGTGAACTCAGCAATGAAGTGAAGTTTTGCGCTGAAGAAAGACAACACGTACActcgtgcatgtgtatgtgcaagCCCAtgcgtgtgtgagtgtgtgtgcatTTATGAACAACGAATTGCAAACGAATTTAACCCGTGCTTGCTTGTGAAAAAGTAGCTGCTGGGTGTGCGCGATGTGAAAAGAAAGAATTAAGATAATGGCAGAAGATTTAAAACGCTAACGAAGACAAAGCGAGATATTAAGACAGCCAAGTTATTAAAAGATTTTATGAAATAGTGCACTAGAAATGTGAACGGAAAACGTTCTTAACTTCTGTTGCTAactcttctacttctacttccaCTCTACCCAAATCTCTTGATTACTCGACTTAATTTAATTCAGGCCTCTCACTATTatcgatttataaaattttaaacaaaacactaaTGCCGCTTCATCGTATTACctcattctaaaaaaaaaccaaatcgtCTCTGAGACGGCTTGGAACTTCAGACAAtactttgcttaaattttttatgcttttcgaATGTTCGTTTTATGCGTTGCTCTAAGCACAATAACATGATTTTTATTACGTTTGTGACGATCGACGATCAATACGAATACAGCATCTGCTTCTTCAGCTAATCCCTTTCACCTATAATCTTTCggttatatatttaatattttgtcagTCAGACAGCTTTTTCACGTAcatttaatttgcttaaagCTAAAACTGAAAATTTGATATCTCATAAATTTTTTCGGCATATTATTTTGTGATCATTGATCATCTTCACTTGTTTGTCTgtactattttaaattttcagataAAGATCATTTGTCATAGGCTCGTTGATTGCCATCAGGCGAAtgtctgaatttttttctttttttactatttcaaaTGGTCACTAATTTGCCatctattattttgttttaatgctatattatttttctttatctaAAAAGTTgtctatgaatatttttaaatcatgaAGATCGGTTGTGATCTCTTAAATTAAATATCCTTTCTAATTTTACACTGTTTCATctagtgaatttaaaaaaaatgccaaaaaacaacgcgatttttgaaccacttgaaacttgcaccaaaattcaatggactattAAAAGTTccgattaaaaatttgaaaattttgtggaaaatttgtcaaatttttccaaatttgccgaatttttacaaattttacacaaaattcgAATCCTTACTTTATATGgttcttgttgtagtatgaactacatttttataaaaaaaatgcttgaaatttcaaataaattgtcTAAAGGTATCAATATgaggtgtacactttcttttgacgctgacggtatctgcatttttttgtttctatatagttttatttaatttgaatataaaacaattttttttataatatacgttttttcgtatattttcgattttcaatatttttgcttatttgccctaaattaaaaataattttttgtatgattttattttatttttattttaaattagttttttcagttacattttttctttattatatttttttctaagtaaTATAGAATAGTTATAtaactgtaatttttgaaatgtttttaaattaaaattaattggttagtatgaattttaatttttaaatatacataaattttattaattataaagttttataattttttgaaataaataaattttttcacctttttgttctttgttttcgttgttttatatatataaatgtttaaCATGagtcaatttctttttatagtataaaatgtttgctttagttttttttttaatttgcttcttaaatataaataaaaataatatataaattttttctaataaaataattttttcactttttccataatttttttttcgtaataacATATACGAGCTAAGAGTGTATcaattttttcacattaatataatctttataaatatttttgtttaaataaataaaatttatctgTTTaagtatgaatttatttttttgaaaataataatttttttgtcgtttttttaatagatttatGTCTAATAAgtagttcttttttttatataaaattgtaatttttaataatttatttaaactaaaatctCTGTTTTGGTTCGgtttgtttttgataaataatttcgcttcttaaatataaataaaaataatatgtaattttttcaaataaattatttttttcacttttttacttaaatatgtttttgacgAGCTAAGagtgaaataactttttttcgttaaatttttttataaatatttttaaattaacttttattttatatgaattgtttttttttttttttttgaatacagtTTTTTCAAATCACTTAATGTTTTCacagttttttggtttttaatgttttttttctattaagttAAGTAAAACTGCTTTTATActgtattttttcataaatattttcaaattaaaatttactttgttttattaattttttttcaaaaattttaaggggttttcaatatttatgtctaataaaactcaatttttttaaattatttattttaaaatttcttgtatagcttggtcttgttttatacataattttgcttctcataaaaaatttatgtttacttaaattttgttttattcaattttttttaagtattttaaatttttttttgttttttttttaataaatatttaaaattgttttgtttttaatatttatgtataattagaacatgaaatattttttttaattcaattttttttaaattatttattttaaaatttctgggatcgcttggtttttttatacatatatttacttctaaaaaaattgttttaacgttagtttttttaaatgtatattttcttaaacaaagtggcgcaaaattaatcaccctatcggaagatttataatatttgcaaatagcgTCGTGCGTCAATCGTATTTGACACTTGCCAACTAGACGTCTGCTGTATAGAAAAAAGCAAGCAATGGCaagatcaaaaaaaaattccatcacttaaagtcatattttttagttagtaaaagagttattcaaaaactgaatttgatgattaattttgcgccaccttgtataacttttttatataaattaatcgCTAATTCCGAAATAGTTTATTCCCTTCAAGCGATCGTTGGCATAATCACGGCTCTCAATCTTCATTTTAGAAAATTGATAggcatcttaatttttgtttacaatcaataaattttgttttatttacaaaagGCTGCCTATTCTGTACGTCTTCCCCTCAGTTATCGCCCATAGCTCTACTGAAATAACGAAAAAATCCACTTCAATCTGCGCAATCTTGCACTCTATCATTCTTAGATCAATCTTGAGTCATCCCTTATTTGCTCGACTCAATCAATTGTTCACcttcacatgcatacatacatacaaacatgtgtTTGTAATTAGTCAACCGTTGTTTGTGAGTCATCTGTTTTTCCTCAATAAATACTTTCATTTCATGCTCTGAGGGTTAACCCTTCTTGTATTTTATTACACACACTTCGCCCTGTATGCACTCATAGACACCCGAATTGTAACGCATCCCTtcttttcctaaaatttaaataccttGCCGAGGCTGATTGGTTGATTCTTTTAATAGCACATTTTGGTTGAACTTCCCTTCtctctgcatacatacatatatatatatttacacttGTGTTTTATGTGCTTGCACAGCATTTTGCCATGAGCCACCGTTCCAGGGCGGGGGGCAGAAATGAAGCGATTTTTATGTTGTTTACCTTGAACGGAAGTAAAATGCTTGGCGTTCAATGCATATTCGTCGAGAGGCACTCATAAATACTTTTGGTGAATACTTGTATGTGCGTGTCTCGGTGTTTACACACACGCTTTCTAGCgtatttatttcgtttattatttcCTTATACGCCATATAAGTATGCGCTTACACGTAGCTGTTTGAgattttttgagaaaacaaCTTATCTGGTTTTAGCAGATTTTGCTTTTTGGTGAATTTATCctcatttcatattaaaaaataggatATTGCAATGCAACAATCGCTAAGCTTAATTCTTAAGCTAAAGTTAAGGATGATTACTAATTTAAATTCGGCATTAGAACGCAGCAATTCTCTGCGTGACCGGCAAAAAAGTGCTAAGTCGACTTGAGTTGTTTTGTCAACCATTTCGTGGTAGAAAAAAGTTTCACGTGGTAGAAAAAAGTTTCACGTGCCTCTTCCTGTTCTGCTAGACTTTTCTAGTGGCGGCCAccagcatttttttatgtttgtttatttacgtGTGTTGACTTACCAATGAAGGCACTTATCAGCATAGATATGTTTGTGGATaatctaaaataaatattaccaaAATTGGCTTTATGAAATGTTGAATTTTGCATAGTAAGCACAGTTTTTAGTATTGGATTACTCTTTTTCTAACAcaacgtggcgcaaaattaatcatccaattgtgtttttgaagaacttttttTGCTAGGTTCAATTATTTtgagatggaaatctttattctcACCTTACAACAGCCTTTGCTTGTCTGTTGTATACAGCAGCTGTGTAGTTCACAagagtcaaatatgattgacgtatgagaccatttgcaaaaattataaatctttctataggttgattaattttgcgccacctagtgACTGGTATTGAACGTCGTAAAGTTATttgtttacaatattttcaatgcttattttttgttattagtttactataaaaatatagtctatatagaattttcaaaattaaaaaaaaaaaaaaaaactacatccagaaaatttcaaaaattgtaaacaaattttatataatttttttacgcggaattgttgttgtagttcataaaatttttcgagTGGCTGCTGTTGACAGTTAAGAAGTTATGAATAGTTTACTGTGGCCCGTTTTGTGCActttcgaaaaattgtgaaacgGAAGACTTTATCCAGGATAATAGTACAGACTTTAAAATTGctccatattatatttaaattgaatGGGCTGCAAAGCTTCATAcccgaaaaaattcaaataaacccgatccaaattttgtaaattttttctaaattttaatttttttttctaaatttttttttgcaattttaagattttgatttatatgtagaagattaactatatttttataattaattaacaaacttgttttttttttttggaattttgtaaatttttttattttttttatttttttattttcaattctcAGATTTCGATTTATGTATAGAagattaactatatttttttataataaattaactcatttttttattgtgttttgaaatttttttgtacatttttttttaattttaattttcagattTCCATTTATGTAAAGAAGATAGACTATATGTTTTATCATAAATTAACACacatgtttttctaaaatttcgtaattgttttgttgttttgttttagttcTCAGATTTCGATTTATGTAAAGAagattaactatattttttataataaattatcaaacaattttttttctgaaattttttatcgaaacattgtcaattttttgtaaattgtttttgttgtaattttctgACTTCGATTTATCTATGGAAGATAAactatacatattatttataataaattaagaaaacagaGTAGgcattgaaaattttgcaaaataattgtaCGATTTTCGGTGACACACACTGTACTTAtacttattataatattttcatatgtatttTGTGTGTATTTTGATATGTATGTCTGCAAATATATTTCTACTTATCAGCGCTTAATCATAAGCATTATTTTTTACCAACAATGCAGCTAAATTTGTCTTATCAGTTCGTTGATTTCGTACGAAATTATAAGTGAAGTGCAAAGTCAATGTTCGCCGAAAATTCCTAAAggcttaatatttatattacccTTGTATTTCTGCGCCcaatttttatatccatatatctttttttatgcGTGCATATGGATTTTGTGCTTAATTCGTTGATAAATTTCTATGCCCACCGTAATAACTCCTTTGTCTTTATTTTCGCACTGGAGAATGCGGGAAAAACTCATAAATAATGAATATCGAGAAATGCGTGTTTATGCGCACTATAAGTCATttgtgatgtatgtatgtaggcatattTGTGGTGAACATCAAAAACTGCTTGAGTCGACTTAAGCATAAACTGAGTTAAGAACGGTACGTGTGAAAAATTTTCCTCAAGCAAAATTTTACTCCGGTTTTAGGTTAGGGCGTTTGCATTATTGCCCAAATTCTCGCTcaatttgaattgtaaaaacaacAAACTATGTTCGGCGAAAAATATGGTTTGGAAAAAGTTTCGAAATTTTAGTTTTGATGTTATTTGACgcgatttacatatatatttcgtGAAAGGTTTCATGCAAATCAAACACTTTTGCTGCATACAATCaacataaattttgataaaatttttatttttggcacccaactcgtcatcatcatcaaataTGCCGTTATCGaagatattgaaatttatttttattcgtaACTAATCAACTTAGTCATTTGCTATTTTTAatctgataattttttatttcccttAATTAGTCAGCAATCATCATTACTCGctaatattttgtagaaaatacATGACTTCCCCCGATATGGATTTTTTGTATTCCCAatgtattattgttattgttggaaCAGCAAAATCTTCCTTGATCGGATGTAAATTTGAGTAATATATTTCCGCCtatgaaaaatgtttctaaacaaattttctttggttATGTCAAAATAATGTCTGATGCCTTCATCAGTAAATTTTCGATGCACAACTGGTTCAAACGTTTGAACTCGAAAATGCGCTCTTCAATATATGCAGTTTCTGACCAGCTGTGTAGTGTGTGTAGCCTCTTTGTTTAGCTTCAAAAGTATTGCATTTCCTATGATCCCAATCAGCTTTTGGTCTGCCTACTTTACGTTG comes from Anastrepha ludens isolate Willacy chromosome 3, idAnaLude1.1, whole genome shotgun sequence and encodes:
- the LOC128859008 gene encoding uncharacterized protein LOC128859008, yielding MAATPLTLMDGSIASATVAADATVVAAVALDSDSSSVATSPSSTAARAAQASSAVRPTMLFGSTEYLDTSANVLVSPNGSGSGNSAATSPSFLPEMPQWKKDLIQRRKSNVARTIGAATAVVVSPTSAVSAATMQQQRVMTGGQQPSPTTTAADGFSPTVISITPNRDLSTVASKSAVQAATVTTTTTKVSKLTASQQQQTEKEQQLHQLQQKLATVNTSEQQQMSLIMKMPTATATVTASPTAPIASTVGGATIVSPTPRASKRYSPTCSSNNSSPTKEKSERILHGGHYTPNREHRESGGDRADWDIHRQMVSPTTATTITSLHKSTTGAAPPPIPKQRSAYSPVKNASSAAAKESVSGNANYQMSEKRGSGGGVATTATRLTGKTVTPAAETVREELQSTAGVECDGGAAHSTTTMATNTAVGASIGHADGDGEECTFGEKQENETTTCITAGESGGTYAASSRQIPSTLQTTTAGSPTRASMSGAAVTTVPLSPSLVAAQTAQSQLSQQFHSKNERERTYTEQRGASSSSSVGNNSCIATTKKVQTPENTVADCSSGSVGLSNSNNHYSATSSPYSPSNYVSPPLGNSSGAAAGSGSGKIFSKLHNNQFIKNQQQQHQHLQQSGAQTSAATQSNITARYLKYKSYTSHAQESTGSSETGSGSSNSSGSNSSYSGLPGTYSPTKSFVAPTANAIKKKMVAVQEMKKTTQPSGNHGQLHPHRTHHNHQQQQFQQMISAGGGGGGTCARPAALTGGRARPPSQSEEVDFDPAEDLSYGPGIVSKLRCRYLSLAFRESMEKERHCLDNMRRATSLNNLLDRDDPPDDDEPEDELDSGEAIEVEVHEEEEYVDMRTDADRTTNAERKLKAQGGILKYNTDAATQENAKKTTTFQKNSGTFAANSARLLNSPSVGGTGGAVSSANVVAPDTPRSRHVKRGNDSLKRARSVEALLCERSPWQYAALNRTSYQPQRFTSNSTAFSPSQPTCVTIEDKINNARSRLILGTDIMPPKRLTSVIDDTERPPPDLVKQTLKKFEATANRRGRGPSRTNGTGEVANKVATYKTIIKENKPAIVFPKPPLSPTKKLNSSLLSKPAAKPVVGATDLLNSPLGRKTAALAASNVTTAPGKTLTSTTTSNVAAVAAVLANSSSAAGAGLSEHSPDIIPRHKLLAEKSDLSGHGVADSPVTALTKKLEKLRIDGADKQQQQAITTKEAKQPTQLNKQPHSALEVTNSDNEFVNNSELNNDNSTKLVGGVGEGEAAGNSDAALEGNENSNSNNKTATAAKQHNDRAGTSTVGGGESVVEPDSVQAGTAAISSDLSDDDDGLVGIAAAAPTKLITRTALDNIARAGTTQQFKFAGSGQTDVGNKLLEPKTKQQTNLNSDIPTSVLNAAPGKQIGVIRPLLTTTAAQQAAANVNTTSSSISNQQQLLQQHMEALRQHNIYNNSSSTLTTAATATHSSIYHSIPQLTSREIEKNRINEMKKTVALADGGPTAATVVGASANANSPAAVQHATIASLNTVINTNATGHKSSGSGAASSTPIVGGGSGTSGFNELDAAAQGANNSPLWALRIKRQTPSAAQENTSMVFNFSNRKEVPDYIENDGVIFRRKRELPKPNESGFVLLGDLSLETSTDSDYDDFSMCPPSPCDVEFENANIVIDGKSSFRQKPKEATFHVQFNDTLTSTFEYPSEASIVIDDSYSDDALISAYENLSLNDSTDSSPARHHHVAVDEIIQLPTPTNTSSPANNASSATNTPTKNILGNLPLGSAPLGFYTPVKAPIDNHFQLGVTRAPNGSHHAYNNTSTPTTNGTTNTNTNTATQTNGGGGCGSSNGGGSSSGVDIGDGEESESLQYIKPANDDLNIAYSEGTQKTDLLY